GTCTGTTCTTTTTTGAAAACTGACCAGTTGAAGTATCCCACTAACAATAGAAGATTTGCAATAATCAATATCCGGCTATATTTTTTCATGTCTTATTCTTTTTTGAGTGAAGAAATACCAGGCTGTAATGAATGCGATTCCAATAATGAATAACGTGATAGACTTAATAAGTAAGCTTATATTCAAATCATAGTAGTATTTGGAAACAGCATAGATAAAGAGGAGGAGTGAGGCTGCACACTCTGCTTTATAGCCATAATGGAAACATATCAGAATCAACAATAAGCTACCGGATAAATAAGGGGCAAATACAGTGGGCAGACAGATAACGATACAAAGAATATAGATGCCGGCCTGATGTACCGGGTTATCCACTTGCATGACTTTCATAATCCGTTGAACCATGATAAGAAGTCCTATCCATATAAATACAGACAGAATGCACGATATAATCCAATAATTCGTATCCCGTGTCAGATAATTAATTGACAACCCACTCATTAAAACAAGACAAGAGACGAACAGCCCGTAATGGAATGGCATGTATTTGGAAAAATTATTTCCTAACCGGGCAAGCAGTTTCACTTCGAAAAGATTGGTGAACAGGAATACTGCCATCACAGGAACTATTGCAATTTGCAAAGGATAGGAAGAAGAAAATATATGAGTTATTTCTCCAAATAAGGATATGATAAACGCAATCACTGAAAGAAAGGGCAGGATGAAACCTTTCGATAGGCAGAAGGTGAGCATACTGATTCCTATAAGTGCAATGAAAAGTATGTTCATATAATCACTAAGTCCAAAGCCAACCAATACGTATCCTGCAATATATAAAGTGATATTCATAGCATCGAGGAAAGACCGGATGACAAGACGGCTGATTGTTAATGTAGTAATAATTAATAAACTCCCGACTATCAGGCATGAGATTTCGGAGCTTAGGATTCGGGCAAGTGCAAGAAATCCGAGAAAGAAGATAGCAGTCAGTATTCCACCGATGATGGATACGACTTGAATTGTAAGATTATGCTTCTGTGCCATACCACTTCTTTTTTAGTTGAAGAATAATGTAGATAAGTAAGGTTGTTCCGGTGATAACCATCATTCCTGAGAAGAAGAATAGATTGACTTCTCTCAAATCGCTGTGGCATATGAATGCAGTCAATAGAATCATCAATGTCGCAAAAGGAATAGCAGCCAGGTAGAACAGATTCTTTTCTTTCCATCCAAACCATAGTCCCGCAGAGAATATAAGAATAGTGCTTATGAGTGAAACGATTATAGCTTTTTCTTCGCAGATGTCTGATGTCATGAGAAAACTGGCATCCGCAATGGCAGCCATTATAAGATAACTGGAGTGTACAATGGTAGCCAATGAAAGCAGGCTGACAAACCAGCGATTCTGTTTGTTCAGACTCCCTTTTATACTCATCCATTCAGTGATGACAGTTGCCAAAGCGCATATCCAGGTTACTGCATTGGCAAGTAAAATCATTTCCCATGAGCCGCGAGTGGCAATCTGTATATTGTACAGCCATATCGTAGTACAAAGTAATCCGATAAAAGTCAGCCATAACGGAGCAAAACGGGCGGCAACCGCCCAAAGGATAGTAAAAAGTGTCCAACCCAGGAAAAGGTCGTAGGCATCAGCACCTGTCTGATAAATTTGTCCGAAGACGGCAAAGAGCGTACCTATCAGGAAAGTCGCTCCTGTAAGAAGAATCTGTTTGACGAGCCTGCTCCATCGGGTGAATACGGTAAGCAAGACTGAAGATACTAATAATACTTCTACAATTCCCAGTTTGGCAAATTTGGGCAGGTCGTTCCAGTTATAGGCAAAGAAAAAGATGATACCTGATACAGTAAAACCAATGCCCGCAGCCAATAAGAAAATGGACAGAAACCGGTTCCATTCCTTTTTATTGGCGTAGAGAGCTTGTCGTGACGGGGGTAAATAGTCAGATTTTTCCATGTGTTTCTACTTTTTGATGATTACAAACATAAGAAAATAAAATGATTATCATAGAAAAGAATAATATAAAAAGGTTTGATTTCTAGGTGAAAACAATTATCTGCAAAGAAAAGTTCTAATTTAACATATACTAATGACGGCTTTGTGTCGGAACACATCGCGTTTTTTGTGTTAAAAAGAATTCTGTAACAACTTTTTAGCAAAGCTGAATAAACAAATGCAATATCCATTTGTTGTTTTTATAGGCGAAATCTTAACCTAAGTGTTTTTAAACCTCTTAATAACTGTAGAAAATGAATAGAAGTGAAATCGGTGTGAATGCCGGTAAAGTTTGGCAACTGCTCAGCAATAATGAGAAGTGGGGCTATGGACTTCTGAAAAGAAAATCCGGGCTGAAGGACAAAGAGTTAGGTGCTGCTTTAGGATGGTTGTCAAGAGAGAATAAGATAGAGTTCGATCAGTGTGATGAGGAACTTTACGTGTATCTCTGTGTGAATGTTTACATTGGCTAAAGGAGCTTAGTATCTGGACAAGAACAAAAGAGTCCCCGAAGTAACGACAGGATAGTCAATGCTTCGGGGATTTTTGTGTTGTATGCTCGGCATGAGTATTAGCTAACGGGTGCAAGTCCCCAATGAGCCCTAATAGCGGGAATCATACAGCCCATAGCAAGGGTGTCCACTGCGAGGTGGAATCTGAAAGAAGCTGGCGGCAAACATCTGGTCTGACGGACAGAAACTTCATATAAGGCATATAACTGCGGGTAAGGTTGCTAAACAAATTAAAGCCTTATAGCTATTCGGAACGGTTGGTGTAAATGAAGCAGACTTTAAAAATATTAGTTTGTAAACTTGTTTACAAAGACAGAATTATCTTTTAGCCAGGTTGCTGTAAAGAAAATGGGTACCCCAAAATCATTTGGACTGATATCAGAGTTTATATAATCCAATAGGTACTCCAAAGGGTTATCCGGTGTTATGTTTTCATTGGCAAGGGGATCCAAAATTAGTCCTCTGATTATTGAACTAGCCATGATTGATTTGCTTTTTTCCGATATATCGCCCTTCTTGGTAGTAGATTTATTTAAGATCTCATTCAACGCGACCTTTACATCTTGATAATCAAGGTTCGATTCAACAATTAGAATTGCTCGTCTTCCAAATTCAATAGAACTAACATAAATAAGTTCGCTTAATTGCTCTTGGACTATCGGCGAGTTGCTTAGTTCCCCCTCAGGCATATCCATAGCAATAGAAAAATAACTCTGGCTAATATCTAATACTGCCACTGTTTTATGAGTTAGATTAGGAGATGTTATTCTGAATAATTCGGATAAATTAATTTCCTCACCAAAAGATAAGGCTAGTTGTTCATAAGAATCTATCTGCTTCAATGTAAATGAAAACTGATAGTTAGGTTTCAACACATTATTATCTTGTAGCTTTTTTTGAATAGCCTTAAGCATATTATCGTATGAAGGTGTAATCGTTTCGGATTTTAAAGGCAAACTATAGCTGATTGTAATGGGATTCATTGGCACATTAAAAAGTTGATGTACATCGTTGACATCATTTGCTTTCATAATACCACCAATGAATGCTTTATAAGGATTTTTGACCGCAAACTTGGTTGACGTATACTGATTATTTTGAGCAAAACTGCTAACATGGAGAATAGAGAAGAATATAATGTATATTATTGCTGCTTTCATGTTTTCTATATTAAAGTTTAACTTCCGAGATTAATTCAAATGTGTACTGTACTTTTAGCCACGCCACCTGATTATTTAGAATGTTACTGCTTCCACCCAAATACGTAACTAGTTCGGAATATGATAATAATGAGAAATTCTGTCCTATCACCGACAATGAGCCATGAATATTGCTATCCTTTACCCAGAAGAAACCTGTATTAAGGATAAGTGTGGCTTCTCCGTCCCTACTTCCACAATAGTCCCATGTTCCAGTAACGCTGTTGTACAAATACAAATCACCCTTATTCCATTCGGCTTTATAGCCCTGAATTAAACCACCTCGCTTTATGATTGATACAGAATCATTTCTGAATATAATTTTTTCAGGTTGAAACATTGCTACACGATCCCCAAAATACTGACTGGACTTATCAATATCTATCACTCCAGGTTCCTGCCCAGCTGGTTTATACTGTAATTCCACAATATTCATGGATTTCGGGTAATAACTCAAACCGTCTATTGATGGCTGCTCAATGCTCTTGCGGTTATCATCAGAGCAAGATGTAGCTACAATTGCCACAAACAATATTAATAACAAAGGATTTAAATGCCGCAATATTGCTTTATCTCGCCCAATAATCTGCCGGCATTGTCTACTTAGGTTTACAGAAGAAAATCTAGATGTCCTTTTAGATATGCTATCTAATGTTACTAATAGGGATGATAGTGCTTTTCTTTTTATCATTGCTAATATTTTTATAATAAGTATATTATATATAATATTTATCTTGCCTAAATATGTTTTGCTTGCAGGGGGTACTTAATAAACGTATCAAAAACAGGAATGTTCTCATACATACCCAATATTACTCCTAAAAACTGATATTTAATACTTCCATTATATATTTCCTTCCCTGCGATAAATCTCTTTACACAAGTTAAATACTAAAATATTGCATAATAGGTGTTGAAGGTAACGATAAGCAATGTGAAAGTCTGGTTGCACCATACTCGCAAGAAAATATATGTATTAATGAACGGTAAATAATAGAAGAGAAGGTGGGAACGGAGAAGAATATGGAAGATGATGTGAGAAGATACCCGGTCGGAAGCTCCTTTGTTTCCACAGGATAAATACCGTTTGAACTATAATCTTTATTTTTACTCTTTCCCCAGTCTCTATTGGGGAAGAGGATACGATAACGGAGCAAATTCCGATAATGAGAGTGAATATAAACGGTTTCAAGCACAGGCGAAAGTAGACTTCATGTTCCGTATGGCAAAGAATTTCTATATCGGGCCGATGTTACTATCAGCTTTATGTGCCGTTTCTTATTTGGATGTCCGGCAGTTATCAGGAAACTCACCCTGAACACTGGCAAGCGGTAATGGAGAATAAGGATAAAGATGTGTCTTCCAGCAGTTCCTTCTTTCCGACCATGCTGGATTTGGGTGGAATAGAAACTCCTTATCGGGATGATTCGCAATCCGTGGCAACTTCGCTTTATCAGATGAAGCCGAGAGCCTATTTGAACGACCATAACGAGCCTCGTCCGTTGGATGATTTGGGTATGAAGAAGCAGGATTTCCAAATACTGGAGCAAAAGGAAATTGATTATTAGCCGGTTATTATAATTTGTGCTAAAATTTGAACCCAAAAGCGGGATTGGCGTGTTATTTGCCGTATGATGTATGAACGATTAAATTCATAAAACATGGCCTATATAGATTATTACAAGATTCTTGGAGTAGACAAAAGTGCTTCTCAGGACGATATCAAAAAGGCTTTTCGTAAGTTGGCCCGGAAATATCATCCTGACCTGAATCCCAATGACCCGAGTGCAAAGGATAAGTTTCAGGAAATCAACGAAGCCAATGAGGTATTGAGTGACCCCGAGAAACGTAAAAAGTATGATGAGTACGGAGAACATTGGAAGCATGCCGATGAATTCGAAGCGCAGAAACGGGCGCAGCAACAAGCCGGTGGCTTTGGCGGTGCGGGTGGTTTCGGCGGATTTGGTGGTGGACAGGGATTCTCTGACGGTAACGGAACATATTGGTACAGTTCTGACGGTGAAGGCTTCTCCGGCGGTAATGCCAGTGGTTTCTCCGATTTCTTCGAATCGATGTTCGGTGGGCATCGGGGCGGAAGAGGACAAGGTTCTGCGGGATTTCGTGGACAGGACTTTAATGCCGAACTTCACCTGTCTCTTCGTGACGCTGCCCAGACGCATAAACAGATATTGACTGTCAATGGCAAACAAGTGCGTATCACTATTCCTGCCGGTGTAGCCGACGGGCAAGTGATTAAACTGAAAGGTTATGGAGCCGAGGGTATCAACGGCGGGCCTGCGGGCGACTTGTATATCACTTTCGTCATCGCTGAAGACCCGGTATTCAAACGCCTGGGTGATGATTTGTACATAGATGTGGAAGTAGACCTTTACACAGCCGTGCTGGGGGGTGAAAAGCTGGTCGACACGCTGGACGGTAAAGTGAAACTGAAGATAAAACCGGAAACCCAGAACGGTACGAAAGTCCGCCTGAAAGGTAAAGGATTCCCGGTTTATAAGAAGGAAGGACAATTCGGTGACTTGATTGTGACCTATTCTGTCAAGATTCCTACGAACCTGACGGACAGACAGAAAGAGTTGTTCCGCGAGTTACAGAGTATGAACTAAAAAGAATGAGTACTATGCAGACCGAATTAATTATTGTCAGTGAATACTGTCACAAATGTCATATTGAGCCTTCATTCATAGATATGCTGGAAGAAGGCGGTTTGATTAATGTACATACCGAAGACGGCGAACATTATCTGCTTTTGTCGGAACTACCTAGCGTAGAGCGTTATAGCAGAATGTACTACGACTTGTCCATCAACATGGAGGGGATTGATGCCATCCATCATTTGCTGGAAAGAATGGAAGATATGCAGCGTGAAATGAGTTCGCTCCGCAACCAGCTTTTACTGTATCGGCAACGGGAAATAGAAGAGGTTGACTGGTAAAAAAACGAAGGCTCCGTTTGCACCAAACAGAGCCTCTATTCATATAAAACAGAGGGTCTGATGGGATGAATCAGACCCTCTGTTTTTTTGTATGATAATAGCACAAATGATTTTATCCGATGTATGTACAAATTTCTTCCAGATAGTGTGCGTCAACCATATCGAAAGTATCCAGTGTATCACTGTCTATATCCAATACCCCGATTACTTCACCCTGTTTTATTATCGGCACTACTATTTCCGATTTTGAATCCGAACTGCATGCTATATGTCCGGGAAACTGCTCTACATCAGGGACAATCAGTGTACGCGCCTCTTTCCAGGCTGTTCCGCAAACTCCCCTGCCGAGGCGGATGCGTGTGCAGGCGATAGGGCCTTGGAACGGACCTAGTACGAGTTCATCTCCTTTCACAATATAGAAACCTGCCCAAAAGAAACCGAAAGTCTGTTTTAGGGCCGCCGCAACATTGGCAAGGTTGGCTATGAAATCTGTTTCCGTGCTTACCAGGGCATGTAGCTGAGGGAGTAATTCACGATATTTCTCCTCTTTGTTTCCTGTGTTGATTGATAAATTTTCTGCCATATCGTTCTTATTTGATTTGGTTCAGGATACTCGGGTCTTTTATCTTATCGTCTTCTGCGAAGAAGATTATCTTCGTCAATATCTCGGCGGTCTTCGGGTCTTCGTCTACAAAAGGCAGGAACAGGCGTCCGCGGCTCTGCGAATGTACCGGAAGAACTGCAATTTGCGCACCGCCTTCCTGATGAATCACGCCGCTGCCCAAGTGGATGTTATATTTTCCCAGCTTGCCTTCGATATGGGCAAAGTTGCCTGTCACCTTCACATTATTGAGATGGAATAATGGCATAGTAAGTTCCACCAACACCCTGCGCATTTCGATGGTAGAGTGACTGGTTTCCGGGTCGACACTTCCGGCATGGGCTACACTGACCGCCAAATCCACGTCTCTCATCACTTCGGAGAATATAACGGGCGGAATCTCTGAAATATTCATCAGTTTGTAGTCCCTGCGGTTGTGGAAGCAGACAAATTCCAGTGTCGGAGCTTCGATGTCGGCAGGTGAGAACCAGTCTGCCATCGCGTAGATGGTGGCGATAATATTCTCTTTATAATATACCTTTTGAAGCCCGTCTTCATAATCGGCTACCCATCGGCGTCCTTTCAGGACGGCAACGGTTTTCCGGGGTTGAATCTGGTTTCCGGCATAGCGGCGGGTTTGTGTGGCTTTTTCCTCTTCCGGAGTCGGTATATACAGTTCGCGGAACACTTGCTTGAAAGGTTGGCGGATAGCTTTGTCGAACAGGAATTTCTGATACGTATGCCAGTCGCCGCTCGCGTACAGGTCGGTAGGATGGGCGATACGTAATTCGTCTTTTGGTTTCAGTGGGAAACAAACGGCATTCGCTGTCACCAACAATCCGTCGGTATAGAAACCTGTTTGTCCGTTACTGATAAAGACAAGATGCTTCAGTAATGGCCAGATAACAGGATTCTGCATCAGTTTGCGAAGTTCGTTTTCTTCAAAGCGCGTACAGTCTTCCATAGCCTGTTCCAGCATGATACGCGAACGGGTATGTTGGTCTTTCAGTTTTTTGTGTACCGCTTTCAATTCTTCTACATACGGATGCTTTTTCAACTTGGTGGGCATGCTGTTGAGCTCTTTCCCGGCTTTGATTTGTTTCATCTCCGCCTTGCCTTCGTCGTTGATTTGTACATAGACTTCCACACCGTCTATCTCTTTCGGGGACAGGTAAGGGAGAAGTTCTTTAATCAGTTCCGTTTCCATGCTCCAGGTCAGGCGGGTGACGTCACCGTAACCGGAGTTGAGAGCCAGGTTTTGCAAAGCAATGGCCACTGCTTTCTTTTCGCTTTCCTGTCTTTGTGCTCCGAAGTCCTTGCTTTCTTTCAGGAACTTTTGCAGGAATTGGTAGCGTTCCAACAGTTCCTTATCCGCTTTTTTCCCTAATGGGATAAGGCCGTAGCTCATCAGCAGGTCTTTGTTGCGCTTGGCTGAGATTTCTTTCTTTATATCTGCCGCTTTCACTGCGCCGTTGGTGGCGTCGGCAAACTTGCGGGCACGAGTGTGGCTGTTGCTGCATGAGATATATTTGGCGGCATTGTAAACCACTTCAAAGCGTTGTTTGCCAATTGTCTTGAAAGCATCTTTGAACCAGCCGATGTCGAAAGCGCCTTCCCGAAGGTCTTCTACGGCTATCGGAGTATAGCGGGCGATAATTGCTTTTTTCTTGTCGTCGCAAGTCTCGTTGGTATGGGCATGGAAATAGTAAGCTGCGCTTGTCAGTCCTTTCCATCCTGTTGCCTGTTCGGCAAGTTCTATCCATTGGGGAGCGAACATGGCGGCTTCCACTAGTCGTTCGTCGCTGATTTCGGCTTGTTTCGCCAGTTTCTTGAGATGGGCGCTTGTGTCTGTTGGCAACGGATAACAAGCATGG
This portion of the Bacteroides acidifaciens genome encodes:
- a CDS encoding DUF4401 domain-containing protein; amino-acid sequence: MAQKHNLTIQVVSIIGGILTAIFFLGFLALARILSSEISCLIVGSLLIITTLTISRLVIRSFLDAMNITLYIAGYVLVGFGLSDYMNILFIALIGISMLTFCLSKGFILPFLSVIAFIISLFGEITHIFSSSYPLQIAIVPVMAVFLFTNLFEVKLLARLGNNFSKYMPFHYGLFVSCLVLMSGLSINYLTRDTNYWIISCILSVFIWIGLLIMVQRIMKVMQVDNPVHQAGIYILCIVICLPTVFAPYLSGSLLLILICFHYGYKAECAASLLLFIYAVSKYYYDLNISLLIKSITLFIIGIAFITAWYFFTQKRIRHEKI
- a CDS encoding DUF2157 domain-containing protein, whose translation is MEKSDYLPPSRQALYANKKEWNRFLSIFLLAAGIGFTVSGIIFFFAYNWNDLPKFAKLGIVEVLLVSSVLLTVFTRWSRLVKQILLTGATFLIGTLFAVFGQIYQTGADAYDLFLGWTLFTILWAVAARFAPLWLTFIGLLCTTIWLYNIQIATRGSWEMILLANAVTWICALATVITEWMSIKGSLNKQNRWFVSLLSLATIVHSSYLIMAAIADASFLMTSDICEEKAIIVSLISTILIFSAGLWFGWKEKNLFYLAAIPFATLMILLTAFICHSDLREVNLFFFSGMMVITGTTLLIYIILQLKKKWYGTEA
- a CDS encoding winged helix-turn-helix domain-containing protein, yielding MNRSEIGVNAGKVWQLLSNNEKWGYGLLKRKSGLKDKELGAALGWLSRENKIEFDQCDEELYVYLCVNVYIG
- a CDS encoding thiol-activated cytolysin family protein, producing the protein MKAAIIYIIFFSILHVSSFAQNNQYTSTKFAVKNPYKAFIGGIMKANDVNDVHQLFNVPMNPITISYSLPLKSETITPSYDNMLKAIQKKLQDNNVLKPNYQFSFTLKQIDSYEQLALSFGEEINLSELFRITSPNLTHKTVAVLDISQSYFSIAMDMPEGELSNSPIVQEQLSELIYVSSIEFGRRAILIVESNLDYQDVKVALNEILNKSTTKKGDISEKSKSIMASSIIRGLILDPLANENITPDNPLEYLLDYINSDISPNDFGVPIFFTATWLKDNSVFVNKFTN
- a CDS encoding DnaJ C-terminal domain-containing protein, which gives rise to MAYIDYYKILGVDKSASQDDIKKAFRKLARKYHPDLNPNDPSAKDKFQEINEANEVLSDPEKRKKYDEYGEHWKHADEFEAQKRAQQQAGGFGGAGGFGGFGGGQGFSDGNGTYWYSSDGEGFSGGNASGFSDFFESMFGGHRGGRGQGSAGFRGQDFNAELHLSLRDAAQTHKQILTVNGKQVRITIPAGVADGQVIKLKGYGAEGINGGPAGDLYITFVIAEDPVFKRLGDDLYIDVEVDLYTAVLGGEKLVDTLDGKVKLKIKPETQNGTKVRLKGKGFPVYKKEGQFGDLIVTYSVKIPTNLTDRQKELFRELQSMN
- a CDS encoding chaperone modulator CbpM, which gives rise to MQTELIIVSEYCHKCHIEPSFIDMLEEGGLINVHTEDGEHYLLLSELPSVERYSRMYYDLSINMEGIDAIHHLLERMEDMQREMSSLRNQLLLYRQREIEEVDW
- a CDS encoding GAF domain-containing protein, which translates into the protein MAENLSINTGNKEEKYRELLPQLHALVSTETDFIANLANVAAALKQTFGFFWAGFYIVKGDELVLGPFQGPIACTRIRLGRGVCGTAWKEARTLIVPDVEQFPGHIACSSDSKSEIVVPIIKQGEVIGVLDIDSDTLDTFDMVDAHYLEEICTYIG